One genomic window of Anabaena sphaerica FACHB-251 includes the following:
- a CDS encoding nitrogen fixation protein NifZ, whose product MQRDEVELNSQPIFEIGQKVRVKKLIKNDGTFPGREIGEVLARIGDVGYVSSIGTFLQAYYIYAVHFLDTGYIIGCRKRELESAEETHESNATDE is encoded by the coding sequence ATGCAGCGCGATGAGGTAGAACTGAATTCTCAACCAATTTTTGAAATTGGTCAAAAAGTCCGAGTTAAGAAACTCATTAAAAATGATGGTACTTTTCCTGGTCGAGAAATTGGAGAAGTTTTAGCAAGAATTGGAGACGTTGGTTATGTATCCAGCATAGGAACTTTTTTACAAGCTTACTATATCTATGCTGTGCATTTTTTAGATACAGGGTACATCATCGGTTGTCGAAAAAGAGAACTAGAATCTGCTGAGGAAACACATGAAAGTAATGCTACGGATGAATGA
- the nifT gene encoding putative nitrogen fixation protein NifT has translation MKVMLRMNDAGTLVAYVAKKDLEEEVVKQTDSDAGKVLTLANGWELEFSEIPAKEKLPLTVEAKRLA, from the coding sequence ATGAAAGTAATGCTACGGATGAATGATGCTGGAACTTTGGTGGCCTACGTCGCTAAAAAAGATCTGGAAGAAGAAGTAGTCAAACAGACAGATAGTGATGCAGGTAAAGTTCTCACTTTAGCTAATGGTTGGGAATTAGAATTTAGTGAAATACCAGCTAAGGAAAAGCTACCCTTAACTGTTGAAGCTAAACGCCTTGCATAA